The genomic region GTCCTCTGAGTTTTAACCGTAATGTAGGCGCTACAGTGGGATCACTCCATCGGGTTGGCCGtcctgtgtatctgtgtatgtgctCCACCACCTCATTTGAGCGGTTTTTCAGTCTGCCGCTTACAGGCGGTGTTTTGTTATTTCAGCTGTTCGGTAACAGGCTTCTAACATGCTGTGACCTTTGTAAAAGTGCAGACTGCAATAAGAGACGGTGCTTCGTGAGTTTGGTGTGTACTGTTACATACTGCATTGTAATCAATATTATTCACTACTTATACCACTTTTAAAGTATCCGTTCGAAAGTAGTTCGAGGCACTACATAATTAAAAGCtactttaaataataataattattatctGCTGTGCTACATTTGAACCTTCGAACAAATGTTTCACATCAAACAaagtatatttaaaaaaaaacaaggagCCAACATACTTAAATGAATAGAAGTTCAATAATTAGGAGTTAACAATAAGTTTCGCCTTGTAATAATTATTCTTCACGCTACGATTCTTTGTGTGGATGAAAACCGGGCGTTAATATATTCAAAGTTATAGGTAAAACATTTAAAGCTATTTGGCATTTATTTTCTCATTTAATTTCTTTTTACCGTCGTGTTTAATCCTTGATGACACAtttgaataaataaattttaggCCTATTAACTATAGGTAGGCctaatataaataatttttaaaaagataTCCATTTGTTAGTTTTTAAGTTACTGACCATAATCTACAACGGGTGTCTGCAAAATGAAATATGACTTatatctgaattattttgcacgATGCCCCGCACAAATATAAAATactaatttttttaaagcattattTTTCTTCTTAAAGCGCAAAGGAGTCTTGCTTCACGAATTTATTTTGCAAAGCATTAGATTCATACCGGGTACCTTTATGACAAACACTGAATGTGTTGCAAAAGAAGTGacattattaaaaaaacaatggATCGGATTGAGTTGTCATAATGTTATGGAACTAAAATTATACGCACATAAAACTCAGAACCGTTATTTCAATATGAAATTACAAAGTGCCAGAGAACATAGCTCATCAATCCCATGCATATTTCGCGACCTGTAAAAAATATAACAAATATCTTAAAAGTAACAGCGAGGTTTGGTACAATATTAAGTCATAAACACAACAAAGGTAAGCCTATAATGTCTTCTTTTTGTCAGTGTTTGATCTTCACTTTCCTGACCCACCTGCCACTCAGTCTCGGGCCCCATCACCATATTAACTCCGCAACAGGTTATGAGATAAATGTTCTTGTGTCCATAGCTTGTATGCAGGACGTTTCTGTATATACACGTTCTTTATGCAAATATGAATATGTGACGTAACAGTACAAATACATTTTAACCGCACTTGAAATAAATGTTATAGTTAATCAAATAATAAACTATTAACAGTAGTCATAGTTGTGCCTTTCCCCAAAACAATTCTTAGATAGAaggtgttgtttgtttgttttattcctGTCTCGTCTTGAAGATGTCTTTAGTCCACGCTGTCCCCTCCGACCGCTCGCGTGCATGTGATGCTGCTTCGTGGTCGCTTTAAAACTCCACCGGAAAGAGCACGGTTCGGTAGCAGACCCTGTGTTCAGAAGGGCAAAGTGTCGTGAAACAGTTTCTCGATGATGGCAGGCGTTGGGACTAGATCCTCGAGTTTCAGATAAAAGAGGCGCTGAAGTCCCCGCGTGCACAAGGTGCGCAGTTCGGGCAGCTTTCCTAGTAGTTTGGACAAATGATTTTGGCAGTTCAGACCACTGCCCGCGCAGACCACGTGATCCTTCAAGCAGTTTAAAACTTTGTTTTGCAGTTCCTCCATCTTCTTGGGTTCTTTAAGACCGTGTCTCTCTGTGGAAGTAAAAGCACAGTTAAATTAGATGAATGGAATGAACTCTTATTTGTCTTTGACGAGTCTTTGAGACTTGATGAGTCTTTGACGAAGTCAAAAGTCGAGGAGGCGTAATTTCTGTGTCACCTGTAACTAAAGTGAGGGCAGCTACACAAGAGAAGGACGAGATGTCTATGTTCATGCTTTGAAAGTTTGCGGAGAACTCCACGATGGAATCAATCCACTCCCCGAAGGCGCGGACACACTGGAGCTTATGAAGAACCACACCGTTGCAAAACACCAGCTTGTCTTCCACTAGGTTCGATCTAAACGGAAAGACCAAAGTGATCAACATTTCGCGATATAATCTTAAGCGTTGTGTACTAATTAACCTACACATTAACACGTTTTGCGTAAAACACTGCTGAGCAGCGTAAACAGGACCGTCCTGTATTGACCTGTAGGCCAAGCGCAACACGAAAAGCTCCAGAAACGCCGTCTCAAAGAGAAGATCCTGGTCGCATTTCGGGAGGTCCGTGAAGCCCGGTATTTTTTCTGCCCAGCCTCGAATGATGTTCATAGACCCCGTAAGAATGTCGTAAAACTGCTGGATATGAACCGTTTCGTCTTCGGCACCGTGGTATTCCGGATTTGCCTGAAACTGAAAGGTTTGAGCTGTTGGAGTACTAAATCCTCCGTTCAAAGTAAACAAATAATTGGGTCTTAGAAAACGAAAAAGCCAATCGGAAGCAGTAGCTACTCGTCAAAAGTTATGCACTAACACTTTGGAAACAACTCAAATGAAGATATTAACAATCTTAACGTCATGTATGCCCAACACTGTCTCACATGGACACTTCCTACTCACTTTGGAGTAATCCAGGCGCGTGGAGGGGTTGGAGTCCATGTGCGCTCTCACCAGCGCGCTGAGGACACTGGCGGGCGACAAGGAGCCGGAGAAGTCCTGTGGGTTCTTCGGTTTGGATGGGAGCCGACCTCGTCGGCCTTTTAAACTGTCTGTTCTTACGACTGTAAAATAGACCGAACCTCTTATTGCAAGtaaatacattaaaaacatTCCTGTTGCTTTTATTGCACCGGCCATCAGACTGCCAATAGCCGGAAATGTTTTAGGGATATTTTTTGACACATTGAAAGATAAAAATAATTCAACAGTTCAAGTGAAATGCCGCTGAAACGTGTGTGTACCTTCTTTGACCATCCCCACGACTAGACACTTCTGAAAACGACAGTACTGGCATCGGTTTCTTCGCCTTTTATCGACAGGGCAGTTCTTGTTGGCAAGGCAAACATATTTGGCGTTTTTCTGCACTGTGCGCTACGGAAATACGCATAATTCCAATCAGAGTTTAATAAAACATGGCGCAGAAGCACTCTGAAATTACAGTGTGCAGTTTCATAATTGACCAAGAGAAGGAGCATCTGATCTCCTGCCTCTAGTCTCCAAAGCAAAGCTGTGTAATACATTCAAGGGCAGGGTAGGGCAGACATTCGGTAAATACTGAACCGTGGGCTGTCATAATTTGGGGTCCCCCGGCACTGACTCCCCGACCTCTCCTGTCGGATTAGTGCGATTATCCTATCACTGTGCCGAAATAAAGGGCCGTCTTAATTTCACCGCTGGGAGTTCCGCTCGGTTAAGCGAAACACAGCTCCCTGTCCAAACCAATTTAATCTGACACGAAATCCCTATTGTCAGAGATGAACATAGCTGTCCCCAGGTGCGTATTGGTTCACATTAATAGAAAAAAAGCAATGGAGGTCACTGTGGACTAATATTACACTGCTGCTTTTCCCACATTTCTCATACACCTTATTCGACCTCATGGATATTGCATTTAGAAAAAAAGAGATATTATAGGTAGATTATTTTAGATCACATTTAACATGAAAATACTTTAATGAAAACTTTAAGCATACCTTAAAAAAGCCCTTGCAGCCCTCGCACGTGCGAACACCGTAGTGCTGACAGGCTGCGTTGTCGCCGCAGACCGCACACAGTCCTTCGCTGGAAGGGGAACCCCTGGACGACGGAGAGCCCACCTGGCCCTCGATCAACGGGTGTCCGTGACCCatatggagagggtgggggaatCCCACTCCGTGCTGTTTCCGTAGTGCTCCCGGTACCGCAAAGCTGTGGTTCTCCAAAGCCCGGTGAGCACCCGGACTCTCCGGGTTTGTGGACACGTGGAGAGATCCGTCGAAGCGCATCTGACAGCTCGTCATGGGCGTGCTGGGGGGGGACTGCTTGAACGAGAACAGTCGGGACATGGCGCTCTTCCGCTGCTGGTCTATCGCGTGAGAAGTAGCCAAGTAGTTCTGGTGAAAACTGTGCAGCGGTCCCGTGTCGTCCCACGCGTGAGGCGGAGCCGCGGGGAAACTCGGCGACGCGCTTAGGTTTGTAGGGGAGGGTTTATAGTACACAGGGCCGGTATGGGATATTCCCTCCTCGGCTTGGTGCGGTGGGTGAGGCTGTTGATGGAAGCTGCTCATGGACATGTCCTCCACTTTCACGGAGAGGTGATCCGCGGTGTGAGACATCTGGTAGAGGCAGGGCGGTTTCACGTCGTAGCTTGGACTGTTATTGTCCACAAAGGTGCTAAAACTGGGGAGGGAAGAGGCGGCAGCGATTTCTGCGTTGGTCAGGTCCATGCTAAACTTCACAAACTCTGGCGTTAGGAAGTCGCAGCTGTAGTCTCCCGAAGTGCTGTAGTTGTAACTCTGACAAGCAGGGCTGGCTCCAGGCGGTGAGGTTCCATACTGAGGCTGCACGCAGGGCATGGCTGCAAAGTCAGAAAATCACAGTGAAAACAAAGAGCAAACCCCccttttttttaatcaaaagcTTAATAACATTTATGTAGTCTAAAATTCGTTGTTTTCCCACATCACTTCTTGATCTGCGTGATAACCAGTTACCACAGACGGAATGTTTATTGCAACAAAGTTTTTCAATTTACCTCCAAACACCTGCTTGCTTGGTTTTGGTAGAATCGCTGCAGTTGGCGTTTGGGCGGTTTCCAACACCCCGTCTCCCGTCTTCGTTTCGCTGTGGCGGATTAAAAACAAGTCACCACGAACTCTTAACACGAGACGTTTTCGCAAGTGAAAATTTAGCTTTTACTGCTCCAACTTTAGTTCACGTCTTGTACATTCATGAAGGATTAAAACTTGAATTTTAAAGTGACGAATCCATGAATATAACTACTCATCCAGCCAGGTTGGAACTAGAAAGTGTGTGGTGAATTAAAGAGCATATTCAAATTCATCCTTCAACACATCACATTCATGGTAAGTAAACAGGGTAAGTAAAAACAGCTTTACAATCTAATATGCTTCCCTTACCTCAGTGTTCAAACGCAAGCACCGTAGTTAATCCGTCCATGAAGATTCTGCGGTTTCAAGCCCCACTTGTCTAACAGATGGAATAAATTGCACCAACCAGCTCTGCTCCTCGCGCGCTTCCCTACCGCGGCTCTAAATGAGCGCTCGAGCGCAATGTGCCTTTGTTTATGGGCTCAGAATGCCACTGCCCACGTGCCAAAACGCCAGACGTCATCTGCGTCAGCCTTGACGCTCACTACAGCAGCGGACAGAGGGGCCGTTCTGTGCGCTGCACAGATAGCGTTTGCATATTGTGTTGTGTACTGGCAGAGCAGTTGTTTCCACCGTGCATTACTAGTGATTTTAGTGGTTGCTCGTTCCTCGCTACGTACAGCAGGGAGCATGTCTTCAGAGCTATACTAATGCCTGTGCAACTAAATAAGCCTGTCTTATATAGGCATTACACTGATGAAGCTTACATTTTTGTTACTGTAGAGCTACAGTTTGGGATTTTTATATAACATATAATATTTTAGCGGCAaggtattataataatatagcTGTGCTAATACGT from Brachyhypopomus gauderio isolate BG-103 chromosome 8, BGAUD_0.2, whole genome shotgun sequence harbors:
- the nr4a2b gene encoding nuclear receptor subfamily 4 group A member 2b isoform X2, with translation MPCVQPQYGTSPPGASPACQSYNYSTSGDYSCDFLTPEFVKFSMDLTNAEIAAASSLPSFSTFVDNNSPSYDVKPPCLYQMSHTADHLSVKVEDMSMSSFHQQPHPPHQAEEGISHTGPVYYKPSPTNLSASPSFPAAPPHAWDDTGPLHSFHQNYLATSHAIDQQRKSAMSRLFSFKQSPPSTPMTSCQMRFDGSLHVSTNPESPGAHRALENHSFAVPGALRKQHGVGFPHPLHMGHGHPLIEGQVGSPSSRGSPSSEGLCAVCGDNAACQHYGVRTCEGCKGFFKRTVQKNAKYVCLANKNCPVDKRRRNRCQYCRFQKCLVVGMVKEVVRTDSLKGRRGRLPSKPKNPQDFSGSLSPASVLSALVRAHMDSNPSTRLDYSKFQANPEYHGAEDETVHIQQFYDILTGSMNIIRGWAEKIPGFTDLPKCDQDLLFETAFLELFVLRLAYRSNLVEDKLVFCNGVVLHKLQCVRAFGEWIDSIVEFSANFQSMNIDISSFSCVAALTLVTERHGLKEPKKMEELQNKVLNCLKDHVVCAGSGLNCQNHLSKLLGKLPELRTLCTRGLQRLFYLKLEDLVPTPAIIEKLFHDTLPF
- the nr4a2b gene encoding nuclear receptor subfamily 4 group A member 2b isoform X1, which gives rise to MPCVQPQYGTSPPGASPACQSYNYSTSGDYSCDFLTPEFVKFSMDLTNAEIAAASSLPSFSTFVDNNSPSYDVKPPCLYQMSHTADHLSVKVEDMSMSSFHQQPHPPHQAEEGISHTGPVYYKPSPTNLSASPSFPAAPPHAWDDTGPLHSFHQNYLATSHAIDQQRKSAMSRLFSFKQSPPSTPMTSCQMRFDGSLHVSTNPESPGAHRALENHSFAVPGALRKQHGVGFPHPLHMGHGHPLIEGQVGSPSSRGSPSSEGLCAVCGDNAACQHYGVRTCEGCKGFFKRTVQKNAKYVCLANKNCPVDKRRRNRCQYCRFQKCLVVGMVKEVVRTDSLKGRRGRLPSKPKNPQDFSGSLSPASVLSALVRAHMDSNPSTRLDYSKFQANPEYHGAEDETVHIQQFYDILTGSMNIIRGWAEKIPGFTDLPKCDQDLLFETAFLELFVLRLAYRSIQDGPVYAAQQCFTQNVLMCRLISTQRLRLYREMLITLVFPFRSNLVEDKLVFCNGVVLHKLQCVRAFGEWIDSIVEFSANFQSMNIDISSFSCVAALTLVTERHGLKEPKKMEELQNKVLNCLKDHVVCAGSGLNCQNHLSKLLGKLPELRTLCTRGLQRLFYLKLEDLVPTPAIIEKLFHDTLPF